In Amycolatopsis methanolica 239, a single genomic region encodes these proteins:
- a CDS encoding cytochrome P450 — MSQSSDPAWDRARTFDHLDPAQAATIHETLAAFRKACPVAHSEAHGGMYVVTRFDDLRHVARHGDTFSSAAEVGAVVVAPETGGVIAPLFEQDLEEHAGWRRHLQPFFTPPAAAGHEDYIRRVAREVVAGLAPRGQADLVPDLCAKIPPLVIASLLGLPEEQRPTLAALVHGLAAADSAAAAEAIGREYTEFLLAHIRSRRGKTGSDVLTSVVNSEINGRLASDHELLKFAFLLIAAGNLTTTDQLASILLELAQDPALRRRVVAEPGLIPQLVEESVRHESAVAATGRTVVRETELAGVPLRPGDRMLLTWGSGNRDEEHFPDGDEFRLGRPRRPHLGWGAGAHRCLGLHVARVELRVICEEFLAAIPEFTLPDGFVPERTYGVIRGVKALPVTWPV; from the coding sequence GTGAGCCAGTCCAGTGATCCGGCGTGGGACCGTGCCCGGACCTTCGACCACCTCGACCCGGCCCAGGCCGCCACGATCCACGAGACGCTGGCAGCGTTCCGGAAGGCGTGCCCGGTGGCGCACAGCGAGGCGCACGGCGGGATGTACGTGGTGACGCGGTTCGACGACCTGCGGCACGTGGCCCGGCACGGCGACACCTTCTCCTCCGCGGCCGAGGTCGGCGCCGTGGTCGTGGCGCCGGAAACCGGTGGCGTGATCGCGCCGCTGTTCGAGCAGGACCTGGAGGAGCACGCCGGCTGGCGCCGCCACCTGCAACCGTTCTTCACCCCGCCCGCCGCGGCCGGGCACGAGGACTACATCCGTCGCGTGGCGCGGGAAGTCGTGGCCGGTCTGGCGCCGCGCGGGCAGGCGGACCTGGTGCCGGACCTGTGCGCGAAGATCCCGCCGCTGGTGATCGCGTCGCTGCTGGGACTGCCCGAAGAGCAGCGGCCGACGCTGGCCGCGCTGGTGCATGGCCTGGCGGCGGCCGACAGTGCGGCGGCCGCGGAGGCGATCGGCCGCGAGTACACCGAGTTCCTGCTGGCGCACATCCGGTCCCGTCGCGGCAAGACCGGATCGGACGTCCTCACGTCGGTGGTCAACAGCGAGATCAACGGCAGGCTCGCCAGCGACCACGAGCTGCTGAAGTTCGCGTTCCTGCTGATCGCGGCCGGCAACCTGACCACGACGGACCAGCTCGCCAGCATCCTGCTCGAGCTCGCGCAGGACCCCGCCCTGCGCCGGCGGGTCGTCGCCGAGCCGGGGCTGATCCCGCAGCTGGTGGAGGAAAGCGTGCGGCACGAGTCCGCCGTCGCGGCGACCGGCCGGACGGTGGTGCGGGAGACTGAGCTGGCCGGCGTCCCGCTGCGCCCCGGTGACCGGATGTTGCTGACGTGGGGGTCGGGCAACCGCGACGAGGAGCACTTCCCGGACGGCGACGAGTTCCGGCTGGGCCGCCCGCGCCGCCCGCACCTCGGCTGGGGCGCGGGCGCCCACCGCTGCCTCGGGCTGCACGTCGCCAGGGTCGAACTGCGGG
- a CDS encoding TROVE domain-containing protein: protein MSKLNLLRRRPANRSPIVTAAVPGVVNHQGGAGHVRDAKSELFLLAVANMVGEDTFYEAADDRDSRYAELVRRVAVEDPPWTSRFLRWLRTEANMRSASLVGAAEFVKARLGNRVNDGLSNRAVLASVVQRADEPGELIAYWFARYGRRLPKPVKRGVADAVRALYDERSFLKWDSGNRGVRFADVLRLVHPAPRDAVQDALFEHILRGGPPPPELTVLTRRRALMALPVDQRRAALDPAELRAAGMTWEALAGWLQGPLDADAWQAVIPGMGYMALLRNVRNFDQAGIPDEVADRVAARLADPGQVARSRQFPFRFLSAYRSARASRWGTALERALDASLAGVPSLPGRTLILIDRSASMWMRDGRSAVTFADQAAVFGCALAVRAEKPTVVVFGWDSREVEVPRDGALLPFVESLDMYSATNTAAAVRRHYRRHDRVVLLTDEQSATTDASAGLPRRVPLYVWNVAGYRYGGTPSGLGNRHTFGGLTDAAFRMIPLLEAGRAARWPF, encoded by the coding sequence ATGTCCAAGTTGAACCTGCTCCGCCGAAGACCGGCGAACCGGTCCCCCATCGTCACGGCCGCGGTGCCCGGCGTCGTCAACCACCAGGGTGGCGCCGGTCACGTCCGTGACGCCAAGTCCGAGCTGTTCCTGCTCGCGGTCGCGAACATGGTCGGCGAGGACACCTTCTACGAGGCCGCGGACGACCGCGACAGCCGGTACGCCGAGCTGGTCCGCCGCGTCGCAGTGGAGGATCCACCGTGGACTTCCCGGTTCCTGCGGTGGCTGCGCACCGAGGCGAACATGCGCTCCGCGTCGCTGGTCGGCGCGGCCGAGTTCGTCAAGGCACGCCTGGGCAACCGCGTGAACGACGGGCTGTCGAACCGCGCCGTGCTGGCGAGCGTCGTGCAACGCGCGGACGAGCCGGGTGAGCTCATCGCGTACTGGTTCGCGCGGTACGGCCGCCGCCTGCCGAAGCCGGTCAAGCGCGGGGTCGCCGACGCCGTGCGCGCGCTGTACGACGAGCGGTCCTTCCTGAAGTGGGACAGCGGCAACCGCGGCGTGCGGTTCGCCGACGTGCTGCGGCTGGTGCACCCGGCGCCGCGGGACGCCGTGCAGGACGCGCTGTTCGAGCACATCCTGCGGGGCGGTCCGCCGCCGCCGGAGCTGACCGTGCTGACCCGGCGGCGGGCGCTCATGGCGCTCCCGGTCGACCAGCGCCGGGCGGCACTGGACCCGGCGGAACTGCGCGCGGCGGGCATGACGTGGGAGGCGCTCGCCGGGTGGCTGCAAGGTCCGCTGGACGCCGACGCTTGGCAGGCCGTCATCCCGGGCATGGGGTACATGGCGCTCCTTCGTAACGTCCGCAACTTCGACCAGGCCGGCATCCCGGACGAGGTGGCGGACCGGGTGGCGGCGCGGCTCGCAGATCCGGGTCAGGTGGCGCGGTCGCGGCAGTTTCCGTTCCGGTTCCTGTCCGCCTACCGCTCCGCGCGGGCGTCGCGGTGGGGGACGGCTCTGGAGCGTGCCCTGGACGCCTCGCTGGCCGGCGTGCCGTCCCTGCCGGGGCGGACGCTGATCCTGATCGACCGGTCCGCCTCCATGTGGATGCGGGACGGGCGGTCGGCCGTCACGTTCGCCGATCAGGCCGCCGTGTTCGGGTGTGCGCTGGCGGTGCGGGCGGAGAAGCCGACGGTCGTGGTGTTCGGCTGGGACAGCCGCGAGGTCGAGGTTCCGCGCGACGGCGCGCTGCTGCCGTTCGTGGAAAGCCTCGACATGTACTCGGCAACGAACACCGCGGCGGCGGTGCGCAGGCACTACCGCCGCCACGACCGGGTCGTCCTCCTGACCGACGAGCAGTCCGCGACGACGGACGCGTCGGCCGGGTTGCCGCGCCGGGTTCCGCTCTACGTGTGGAACGTCGCCGGGTACCGCTACGGCGGCACGCCGTCCGGGCTGGGCAACCGGCACACGTTCGGCGGGCTGACCGACGCGGCGTTCCGGATGATCCCGCTGCTGGAAGCCGGCCGCGCCGCGCGCTGGCCGTTCTGA